The nucleotide sequence CAATCAGCGACAATCCTCGGTTTGAGCTCTTTTCTAAGCTTACCCAAAAAATACAATGCTAAGATTACGGAAGTGGAGAAACAGCCAGGATTGGAAACGAAGTCCGCACCTTTTAGTCTCTCTCTAAATATCTCCGGAATTCCGAAAACCGCTTTGGCAGTGAGAGAAAAACTCGTATGTTTTAACTTATAGTTCGTTTCGAATTTTTCTTGGTTATGAAGCCGGTATACTCCGGAAAGATCGATTACTTTATGGCCTTTGTCCAGGAATTTGGGAGTAAGCTCTAAGGAAGCATCGTTAGGAACTGCAAGAACTACTAGCGAACCTTTCGGAACCTCATCCTCATGTTTTTTAAAAATGAGATCTTTTGGAGCAATTAGATCCGGAAAAACTTCTGAAAGAGATTTGCCTGCAAGTTTATCACTAGTCACATGCACCGCTTTGTATTTTGGATGGCAGGCGAGTAGTCCTAATAATTCTTTTCCCGTAAATCCGCCTGCTCCGATGATGCTGATCTCTGACATGAGTTTTCCTTTTGACTAACGTTTGAAACAATCCTAAAAATCGGGACTAGGCTTGGAATAAAAAAACGCCGGATGAGGTTTCATCCGGCGGTCAATGGTTTCTAAAAAGAAAGCCAGTAGTAATTAGCCTGCTGCTTTTTGGACTTCTTCTGACGGTTGAGCAGGTGGTAATTTTCCGTCAGGTGCTAAAGGAGGTAATCCGTTCAGATCTCTTACCATATTTTCTATTTGGAAGGCGATTTCAGGATTCGATTTTAGATATTCTTTAGCAGCTTCTTTTCCTTGGCCTATCTTTTCCGTATTATAGGAATACCAGGCCCCGGATTTGCTAATAATGTCGTGTTTTACGCCCAAGTCAACGAGAGAACTTTCTCGACTAATTCCGGTGTTAAAGATTATGTCGAATTCCGCCTGACGGAAAGGAGGTGCCATTTTGTTTTTTACAACTTTTACACGTACCCTGTTTCCTGTGGCTTCTTCCTTCTCTTTTAAGGTTTCAATCTTACGAATATCCAAACGGATCGTACTATAAAACTTTAATGCGTTTCCACCGGTGGTAGTTTCAGGAGAACCGAACATAACTCCGATCTTCATACGGATCTGGTTGATGAATACCACAACCGTTTTGGACTTAGAAATGGTTCCGGTCAGTTTACGAAGCGCTTGAGACATAAGTCTTGCTTGCAGACCCATATGGGAATCTCCCATATCGCCTTCGATCTCTGCCTTTGGAACCAATGCTGCAACCGAATCCAGTACCACGATATCGATCGCGTTACTTCGAACTAACGACTCACAGATTTCTAATGCTTCTTCTCCGTTATCCGGTTGAGAAACAAGTAACTCTTCGAGATTCACTCCTAGTTTTTTTGCATAAGCAGGGTCTAGGGCATGTTCTGCGTCTATAAATGCGGCGACGCCGCCTCTTTTTTGGCATTCGGCAATTGCAGAAAGGGTTAGGGTAGTTTTACCGGAAGACTCTGGACCATAGATTTCAACGATCCTTCCTA is from Leptospira sp. WS58.C1 and encodes:
- the argC gene encoding N-acetyl-gamma-glutamyl-phosphate reductase, encoding MSEISIIGAGGFTGKELLGLLACHPKYKAVHVTSDKLAGKSLSEVFPDLIAPKDLIFKKHEDEVPKGSLVVLAVPNDASLELTPKFLDKGHKVIDLSGVYRLHNQEKFETNYKLKHTSFSLTAKAVFGIPEIFRERLKGADFVSNPGCFSTSVILALYFLGKLRKELKPRIVADCKSGISGAGGRVEDGGFSFNGVYENFRAYKILTHQHEPEIQEYCFTGSGLLEPEILFVPHLLPVYRGILSTIYLEANSENLPFLETLAENSKSEPFIRIRKTPEEIDLAKVQHTNFLDISLRQRGKNVTIVSALDNLMKGAASQALQNINLMLNEPEALGLLP
- the recA gene encoding recombinase RecA; translation: MKKQKEEAQGLDDSKRQAIDQAMTQIEKQFGKGSIMRLGAASASIVAPVIPTGSLDLDIALGVGGYPLGRIVEIYGPESSGKTTLTLSAIAECQKRGGVAAFIDAEHALDPAYAKKLGVNLEELLVSQPDNGEEALEICESLVRSNAIDIVVLDSVAALVPKAEIEGDMGDSHMGLQARLMSQALRKLTGTISKSKTVVVFINQIRMKIGVMFGSPETTTGGNALKFYSTIRLDIRKIETLKEKEEATGNRVRVKVVKNKMAPPFRQAEFDIIFNTGISRESSLVDLGVKHDIISKSGAWYSYNTEKIGQGKEAAKEYLKSNPEIAFQIENMVRDLNGLPPLAPDGKLPPAQPSEEVQKAAG